A window of Cohnella herbarum contains these coding sequences:
- a CDS encoding response regulator transcription factor: protein MYRMIVVDDEAAITDWLEQAISEHFVGKVEVYKAYSADECLDLMAMGSFHILLTDISMPLVSGLDLLKAVSVYYPKTKKLALSAHDNFEYAKRAIDFEVTAYVLKSEGDEVLFEAMEKAIAEAESDQELFSLTEKLKLQSQKWEGAIKNSHLQRLLFGEIGLDELAARVDGSLDFSRPVEMALLAIDVRDVSRRAFALMALEASLAEFLKPHFTYEMVETGVSEVTLLAQFKNVAEVYGEAAIFLKSLFVMYENTQESYYRLTDQYVNIIYSTQAVSAASLHAKYIQFKETMQKCRDLDCSILLPETTEYEASYSSHATNGISREIGILLKYIHQNMDKDLSLIRLADVAYLNSSYLSHLFKQQVGMNLSDYVKVERIRICKEMLTNPKYKIHEIARNVGYDNASYFSRFFKKMTGITPQEYRKHLSIE from the coding sequence ATGTATCGAATGATCGTAGTCGACGATGAAGCGGCCATAACCGATTGGCTTGAACAAGCCATTTCCGAACATTTTGTCGGGAAGGTCGAGGTATACAAAGCTTATTCCGCGGATGAATGCCTCGACTTAATGGCCATGGGGAGTTTTCATATTTTGTTAACGGACATCAGTATGCCCTTAGTATCCGGCCTCGACTTATTGAAAGCGGTTTCAGTTTATTATCCGAAAACGAAAAAACTAGCGTTATCCGCTCATGACAATTTCGAGTATGCCAAAAGAGCCATCGACTTCGAGGTGACGGCGTACGTGCTAAAAAGCGAGGGCGACGAGGTTTTATTCGAAGCTATGGAAAAAGCGATTGCTGAGGCGGAAAGCGACCAAGAGCTGTTTAGCCTGACGGAAAAACTAAAACTGCAGTCTCAAAAGTGGGAGGGGGCTATAAAAAACAGCCATCTGCAGCGTCTGTTGTTTGGTGAAATCGGTTTGGACGAGCTCGCTGCAAGAGTAGACGGTTCATTGGATTTTTCGCGTCCTGTGGAAATGGCGTTGCTGGCCATCGATGTGCGGGATGTCTCGCGGCGAGCCTTTGCGTTGATGGCTCTGGAGGCTTCGCTGGCGGAATTTCTGAAACCTCATTTCACTTATGAAATGGTGGAGACGGGCGTGTCGGAGGTTACATTGCTGGCACAGTTCAAAAATGTTGCCGAAGTCTACGGGGAAGCCGCCATATTCTTAAAATCCCTCTTCGTTATGTACGAAAATACGCAGGAAAGTTATTACCGTTTGACAGACCAGTACGTCAACATCATCTATTCCACGCAGGCCGTGAGCGCGGCGAGTTTACACGCAAAGTATATTCAATTCAAGGAAACGATGCAAAAGTGCCGCGATTTGGATTGTTCTATCCTCTTACCCGAAACGACCGAATATGAAGCCTCCTACTCCTCTCATGCGACCAATGGAATCAGCAGAGAAATCGGAATCTTACTTAAATATATCCATCAAAACATGGACAAGGATTTATCGCTCATCAGGCTTGCGGATGTCGCGTACTTAAATTCCTCTTACCTGTCCCATTTGTTCAAACAGCAGGTGGGAATGAACCTCTCCGATTACGTAAAGGTCGAACGGATTCGGATTTGCAAAGAAATGCTGACGAACCCCAAATATAAGATACACGAGATTGCTCGCAACGTGGGCTATGACAATGCTTCGTATTTCAGCCGTTTCTTCAAGAAAATGACCGGAATTACGCCTCAAGAATACCGAAAACACCTTTCAATCGAGTAA
- a CDS encoding sensor histidine kinase — protein sequence MNRLRNSFFSKLIVILLLVNIPVVIGMLLFFYQSMSSLKVNAIESIQQNQSELMKTVESDIDYVKQQLFKISNMSDWNELNTSRPGGIDYSGISAINRFRERFQNTMDTSRLFSDIWANIPSVNRRFSAKNGLEDFNADEENKIRSFYRDYKRVVEWDGRRFIASKSGYSEDEAVNLAAEIDMQKLWRLVETRKSFAKEEIIFAFHGNEETYLYDTASEVARELISSGFAIRNTDGPQHLLIRTSSSLGDFTVYSFVPTSSLYSFLERFYTLMFIVLFCTVASIASYFIVVGKLIKKPIRILIDGFKQVEKGDFSTRLERKSKDEISYLYGNFNTMSARLSDLITENYIKEIYAQRAIYRQLQSQINPHFLYNSFYVLHRMIKEGDNENAEEFSIGLSRYYKFLTKNSSSDVLLEEEVLHTEAYMNIMKKRYGSRVSIAVFVEDPSILQVEVPRLILQPFVENIFMYGIGYKRESLEVALTIRREGHELIIRISDNGKGIEEDLLRKFQKELLLPDAPSDSAVFNINKRLKIKFGTDYGVSVTNGASGGCQVEIKIPYSSQDAETRGVAACIE from the coding sequence ATGAATAGGCTCCGAAATTCGTTTTTTTCCAAATTGATCGTGATCCTGCTGCTGGTAAATATACCGGTAGTCATCGGTATGCTCCTCTTTTTTTACCAAAGCATGTCTTCATTAAAAGTCAACGCAATTGAATCCATCCAGCAAAATCAGAGCGAGTTGATGAAGACGGTGGAGAGCGATATCGATTATGTAAAGCAACAATTATTCAAAATATCCAACATGAGCGACTGGAACGAGCTTAATACTAGCCGTCCCGGCGGGATCGACTATAGCGGAATTTCCGCGATCAATCGTTTCCGGGAAAGATTCCAGAACACCATGGATACCAGCCGGCTCTTTTCGGATATTTGGGCGAATATCCCTTCCGTTAATCGGCGCTTTTCGGCTAAAAATGGCTTGGAAGACTTCAATGCGGATGAGGAGAACAAGATCAGGTCTTTCTACCGTGACTACAAGCGCGTCGTGGAGTGGGACGGGAGAAGGTTTATTGCGTCAAAAAGCGGATATTCGGAAGATGAGGCAGTGAATTTAGCAGCGGAAATCGATATGCAAAAATTATGGCGGCTTGTGGAAACCCGGAAGAGCTTCGCGAAGGAGGAAATCATCTTTGCTTTCCATGGCAACGAGGAAACGTACTTGTACGATACGGCGAGCGAGGTTGCAAGGGAGTTGATATCATCCGGCTTTGCTATTCGGAATACGGACGGTCCACAACACTTATTGATTCGAACTTCCTCTTCCCTGGGCGATTTTACCGTTTATAGCTTCGTGCCTACATCTAGCCTGTACTCCTTTTTAGAACGTTTCTATACCCTAATGTTTATCGTGCTCTTTTGTACGGTGGCGTCGATTGCCTCTTACTTTATCGTGGTCGGGAAGCTTATTAAAAAACCGATTCGGATCTTGATAGACGGTTTTAAGCAAGTAGAGAAAGGAGATTTTTCTACTCGGCTGGAACGCAAGAGCAAGGATGAAATTTCTTATCTGTACGGGAACTTCAACACCATGTCCGCGAGGCTAAGCGACTTGATTACCGAGAACTATATCAAAGAAATCTATGCGCAACGCGCGATTTACCGGCAATTGCAATCGCAAATCAACCCGCACTTTTTATACAACAGCTTTTATGTTTTGCATCGCATGATTAAAGAGGGGGACAACGAGAACGCCGAGGAATTCTCGATCGGTTTAAGTCGGTACTATAAATTCCTGACCAAAAATTCGAGCAGCGATGTGCTGTTGGAGGAAGAAGTGCTGCACACGGAAGCGTACATGAACATCATGAAAAAACGTTACGGCTCCAGAGTATCCATTGCCGTGTTTGTTGAAGATCCATCCATTTTGCAAGTAGAGGTGCCGCGGTTGATTCTTCAGCCCTTCGTAGAAAATATCTTTATGTACGGGATCGGGTACAAACGCGAAAGTCTGGAGGTTGCTTTAACGATTAGGCGGGAAGGCCATGAACTTATCATCCGCATCTCCGACAATGGCAAAGGGATAGAGGAGGACCTTCTACGAAAATTCCAGAAAGAACTTTTGCTGCCGGATGCACCATCCGACTCTGCCGTCTTTAACATCAACAAGCGGTTAAAAATCAAGTTCGGAACCGATTATGGCGTGTCCGTAACCAATGGCGCAAGCGGAGGATGCCAAGTAGAGATCAAGATCCCCTATAGCTCGCAGGACGCTGAAACGAGAGGTGTAGCAGCATGTATCGAATGA
- a CDS encoding extracellular solute-binding protein: protein MKRRFVSAIIAAALFSLTACTGSPGNSQSKGLSNWNETTGKYEPDIILTVGTAESDPSSDNIDGQTQEDNVWIDAYRDELGIKFEDMFVVSSSQLEEKLNLQIASGQIPDLMSVNRKQFEMLVKSGLAADLTEAYEEYASEKTKEYLVADGGICMDMSKINGSLYALPATQGYLESAGVITWLRKDWLDHLKLEVPQTFDDLVKIMRAFTNDDPDRNGLKDTYAFTTSNTLDELIGLFDSFGSHPKSWVKNADGEIVYGGTQPETKAALAFLNKAFQEGLINREFGANDWNQFTKAIDGNKAGMAWLPWYAVDWPLGASHREMGAEWIPVKIFGADGGDAKVMGVAGPDTYYVVRKGYEHPEALVNMFNLWFEKAYGSKEDILKYHKNAKGEMPAKFSQVKPWLAHEDIGYHLKILEKLAGKDVGEMFPSNEMYYEGVLRYMTNPNEDDYMTYKMYGPDSASGILNDYMKNGLVLQEQYYSTGTETMKKKWGVLETKQLEAYVKMIMGEAPIDAFDDFVKDWESSGGGQVVKEVRESVHGNK from the coding sequence ATGAAACGTCGGTTTGTAAGCGCGATCATAGCAGCGGCTCTGTTCTCTTTAACGGCTTGCACGGGTTCGCCGGGCAACAGTCAAAGTAAAGGTTTATCCAACTGGAACGAGACGACGGGCAAATACGAGCCCGATATTATCCTAACGGTTGGAACCGCGGAGTCCGACCCTTCTAGCGACAATATCGACGGCCAAACGCAGGAAGACAATGTTTGGATCGATGCCTACCGGGACGAGCTAGGGATCAAATTCGAAGATATGTTCGTCGTAAGCAGCTCGCAACTGGAAGAGAAACTGAACCTGCAAATCGCTTCAGGCCAAATCCCCGACTTGATGTCCGTAAACCGCAAGCAGTTTGAAATGCTGGTTAAATCGGGTTTGGCCGCGGATTTGACCGAGGCTTACGAAGAGTATGCCAGCGAAAAAACGAAGGAGTATCTTGTCGCTGACGGCGGCATTTGCATGGATATGTCCAAAATCAATGGAAGTCTGTATGCGCTGCCCGCTACGCAGGGGTACCTTGAAAGCGCCGGAGTCATCACCTGGCTGCGCAAAGATTGGTTGGATCATTTGAAGTTGGAAGTTCCCCAAACCTTCGACGATCTAGTAAAGATCATGAGAGCCTTTACGAATGACGACCCTGACCGTAACGGATTGAAGGACACTTACGCCTTTACGACAAGCAACACGTTGGATGAGTTGATCGGTTTGTTCGACAGCTTCGGTTCGCATCCCAAGTCTTGGGTGAAAAACGCCGACGGGGAAATCGTGTACGGCGGCACGCAGCCGGAAACGAAAGCCGCGCTTGCATTCCTGAATAAAGCTTTCCAAGAAGGCTTGATCAATCGCGAATTCGGCGCCAATGACTGGAACCAGTTTACCAAGGCAATCGACGGCAACAAAGCAGGCATGGCCTGGTTGCCTTGGTATGCGGTCGATTGGCCGCTAGGGGCTTCTCACCGCGAGATGGGCGCAGAATGGATACCCGTCAAGATCTTCGGTGCTGACGGAGGCGACGCCAAGGTCATGGGAGTTGCAGGTCCGGACACTTACTATGTCGTTCGCAAAGGCTATGAACATCCCGAAGCGCTTGTTAATATGTTCAATCTCTGGTTCGAGAAAGCCTATGGCAGTAAGGAAGATATCCTCAAATATCACAAGAACGCAAAAGGGGAAATGCCAGCCAAGTTTAGTCAAGTCAAACCGTGGCTTGCCCATGAGGACATCGGGTATCACCTTAAAATTCTAGAGAAGCTGGCGGGCAAGGACGTGGGCGAAATGTTCCCCTCCAACGAGATGTATTACGAAGGCGTGTTGCGTTACATGACGAATCCCAACGAAGACGACTATATGACCTACAAAATGTATGGACCCGATAGCGCAAGCGGTATTCTGAACGATTATATGAAAAACGGTCTGGTCCTGCAGGAACAATATTATAGCACCGGTACGGAGACGATGAAAAAGAAATGGGGCGTGCTTGAAACGAAGCAGCTCGAAGCCTATGTAAAGATGATTATGGGCGAAGCGCCAATCGATGCGTTCGATGATTTCGTCAAAGACTGGGAGTCCAGCGGCGGCGGTCAGGTTGTAAAAGAAGTGCGAGAATCCGTACATGGGAATAAGTAG